One Argiope bruennichi chromosome 5, qqArgBrue1.1, whole genome shotgun sequence DNA segment encodes these proteins:
- the LOC129969577 gene encoding uncharacterized HTH-type transcriptional regulator YdfD-like produces the protein MANNAEPQEKRFFSQFERLGFYGNDAVYLNAGAPGTELLRMLPPIIEAATSHLMQNELEGDAQIFQYGVENGHWQFRSFLATFLTEEYGDTVSSEQLFLTGGASSGLWLILSALFNSGTVVFVEDPSYFCALKVFSDLQMKVVPVKTDDYGIVIDDLQEKLIEHFSENPVVSHPPLKALIYLIPVYQNPTGSVLPEGRCRKLINLAQKFGVTIVCDDVYNMLHYDDKPVCPKRLFAYDNRFHPDYAGNVISNGTFSKFLGPGLRIGWIEAPKWATEILEDFGVIGSGGGLNSYTSGVITSLMALGKMKTHLQKVKTIFRTHMEATADLLRQELPPGCRLKSPAKGGYFLWIELPENIDALNFSPFAKQEYQVAFMPGIRASPTNSFANYIRICISFYPLDILLSAVRRLCRAISDFQQRCEDDPNFLETYANSNKIDI, from the exons atggctAACAATGCAGAACCTcaggaaaaaagattttttagtcAGTTTGAAAGATTAGGCTTTTATGGTAATGATGCTGTATATTTGAATGCTGGCGCACCCGGTACAGAATTGTTGCGGATGCTGCCGCCAATCATTGAAGCTGCTACTAGTCACCTTATG cAAAATGAATTGGAGGGAGATGCTCAAATTTTTCAGTATGGGGTGGAAAATGGGCATTGGCAATTCCGCAGTTTTTTGGCAACATTTCTGACTGAAGAATATGGGGATACTGTTTCTAG TGAGCAATTATTTCTTACTGGAGGTGCATCTAGTGGGCTGTGGTTAATTTTAAGTGCATTGTTTAATTCTGGCACTGTTGTTTTTGTTGAAGATCCTTCATATTTTTGTGCTCTTAAAGTTTTTTCTGATCTTCAGATGAAAGTAGTTCCAG TTAAAACTGATGACTATGGCATTGTAATTGATGACCTGCAAGAAAAATTGATTGAACATTTTTCCGAAAACCCTGTTGTTTCCCATCCACCACTTAAAGCATTGATTTATCTTATACCAGTTTACCAAAATCCCACTGGTTCTGTTTTACCTGAAG gaAGGTgtaggaaattaattaacttaGCTCAAAAGTTTGGAGTCACAATCGTGTGTGATGATGTTTATAATATGCTTCATTATGATGATAAGCCTGTTTGTCCTAAACGTCTATTTGCTTATGATAATag GTTTCATCCAGATTATGCTGGTAATGTGATATCCAATGGAACATTTTCTAAGTTCTTAGGCCCTGGCTTAAGAATAGGCTGGATTGAAGCTCCAAAATGGGCTACAGAAATACTGGAGGATTT tggTGTTATTGGTAGTGGAGGTGGCTTAAACTCATATACCTCTGGTGTTATCACAAGTTTAATGGCTCTGGGAAAAATGAAAACACACTTGCAAAAAGTGAAGACTATATTCAGA ACTCACATGGAAGCTACTGCTGACCTCTTACGACAAGAACTCCCTCCTGGTTGCAGACTAAAGTCTCCTGCTAAG GGTGGTTACTTCTTGTGGATAGAATTACCTGAAAATATTGATGCATTAAACTTTTCACCTTTTGCTAAGCAAGAGTATCAGGTTGCATTTATGCCAGgaataag ggCATCTCCAACTAATAGTTTTGCCAATTACATACGAATCTGCATTAGTTTTTACCCTCTGGATATTTTATTGTCTGCTGTTCGAAGATTATGTAGAGCAATTTCAGACTTTCAACAGAGATGTGAAGACGAtcctaattttttagaaacttatgcaaattctaacaaaatagatatttaa